Proteins from one Sabethes cyaneus chromosome 2, idSabCyanKW18_F2, whole genome shotgun sequence genomic window:
- the LOC128735224 gene encoding protein twist: protein MSVCPNSPRLILDISNSQFDNPQNAQTSVSGTIEQSPKMIKVESYDHLDSSGMNNHLPLHHHHHHPTHQHQQPQQHHHHQQQMGQQPHPHPHLMQSAPDFTTLVSSQSSVPSTIYVYQPSSIVTSHIVPVVDSLNVPRSDSLTPTANAAVVCKKRKLDADYDYEFDQSSLSPTGHDKRPRYDGTNGYSYPSGDYLHSASYVVIPELANMDDDPSSTKMNPNGQMPYSDPSQYGIYYHTDTPCSMENDASSISVSSSPNKPDESIYLPNPPSSCMITSTIQSVPTPSSCSNSSPSSIVTPSSNSSSHPAETGPSEQKANMPKASPGGIDGSSKKSRSNRIRKRHIRESISYEELQTQRVMANVRERQRTQSLNEAFASLRKIIPTLPSDKLSKIQTLKLASRYIDFLYRVLSNNELPLLEETQKNLVGSGAASNGLQFSGSGILAHEKLSYLFSVWRMEGDWSNGSSSGGSSSGKE from the exons atgtctgtgtgtccCAATTCGCCCAGGTTAATCCTGGATATTAGTAATAGTCAGTTTGACAATCCTCAGAATGCTCAAACCAGTGTAAGTGGAACGATTGAACAGTCGCCGAAAATGATTAAAGTAGAATCGTACGACCATCTGGATAGTTCCGGTATGAATAATCATCTCCCgctgcatcatcatcatcatcatccaacTCATCAACATCAGCAACCGCAGCAGCATCACCATCATCAACAACAGATGGGACAACAGCCTCATCCGCATCCACATCTGATGCAGTCGGCGCCAGACTTTACAACTCTGGTATCTTCCCAGTCGAGCGTTCCATCTACCATCTACGTCTATCAACCTTCATCGATAGTAACAAGTCACATCGTTCCGGTCGTTGATTCCTTGAACGTTCCTCGAAGTGACAGTCTGACGCCGACCGCGAATGCTGCGGTAGTTTGTAAGAAGCGGAAACTTGACGCTGACTACGACTATGAATTCGATCAATCATCGCTCAGTCCTACGGGTCATGACAAACGGCCACGCTACGATGGCACCAACGGATACAGTTACCCTTCCGGTGATTATCTTCATTCGGCAAGCTACGTAGTCATACCGGAACTGGCGAACATGGATGACGACCCGTCATCCACCAAAATGAACCCCAATGGACAGATGCCATACTCGGACCCAAGCCAGTACGGGATCTACTATCACACGGATACTCCTTGCAGCATGGAAAACGATGCCTCTTCCATTTCGGTTTCTTCCAGTCCAAACAAACCGGACGAATCAATCTACCTCCCCAATCCACCGTCCTCGTGCATGATCACCAGCACCATCCAATCGGTGCCAACTCCATCCTCCTGTAGCAATTCCTCACCCAGCTCGATCGTGACTCCCTCCAGCAACAGCAGCTCCCATCCGGCGGAGACGGGCCCTAGCGAGCAAAAAGCGAACATGCCGAAAGCCTCTCCCGGAGGCATCGATGGCAGCAGCAAAAAATCCCGCAGCAATCGAATTCGCAAACGTCACATCCGGGAGTCCATCAGCTACGAGGAACTGCAAACGCAACGGGTTATGGCGAACGTTCGCGAGCGGCAGCGAACTCAAAGTCTGAACGAGGCGTTCGCATCCCTGAGGAAAATCATTCCAACACTGCCCAGCGATAAGCTGAGCAAAATTCAAACACTGAAACTGGCCTCCAG GTACATCGACTTCCTGTACCGGGTCCTGTCGAACAACGAACTGCCGCTGCTGGAGGAAACGCAGAAGAATCTGGTCGGCTCGGGTGCCGCCAGCAATGGGCTGCAGTTCAGCGGCAGTGGCATCCTGGCGCACGAGAAGCTCAGCTACCTGTTCAGCGTGTGGCGCATGGAAGGTGACTGGAGCAACGGAAGTAGCAGTGGCGGAAGCTCCAGCGGCAAGGAGTAA